In Janibacter cremeus, a genomic segment contains:
- the purU gene encoding formyltetrahydrofolate deformylase has product MSVPVPSGLGREAVLTLSGPDRRGIVHAVTGAMVGLDLNIIDSQQFGDPSTGEFHLRMHLGGDEPIDPQTLEAARAGLVEQLGADVDVHDPHEPHRLLIMVSKQGHVLNDLLFRVRTGQLNVVVPAVVSNHEDFREEVEWHGIPFHHVPVTKETKPQAEARLREIIAAERVETVALARYMQVLSQEMCTDFPGRIINIHHSLLPSFKGARPYSQAHDRGVKVIGATAHYVTADLDEGPIIEQDFRRVDHRMSPEQLARTGQELEAMAFARALRWHVERRVVLRGRRTIVFD; this is encoded by the coding sequence GTGAGCGTTCCCGTCCCGAGCGGCCTCGGCCGCGAGGCCGTGCTGACCCTCTCCGGCCCCGACCGGCGCGGCATCGTCCACGCGGTGACGGGGGCGATGGTCGGTCTCGACCTGAACATCATCGACAGCCAGCAGTTCGGTGATCCCTCGACGGGGGAGTTCCACCTGCGGATGCACCTCGGCGGGGACGAGCCGATCGATCCCCAGACGCTCGAGGCCGCTCGCGCCGGACTCGTCGAGCAGCTCGGTGCCGATGTCGACGTCCACGACCCGCACGAGCCGCACCGTTTGCTGATCATGGTCTCCAAGCAGGGGCACGTGCTCAACGACCTGCTCTTCCGGGTGCGCACCGGCCAGCTCAACGTCGTCGTGCCGGCCGTCGTGTCCAACCACGAGGACTTCCGCGAGGAGGTCGAGTGGCACGGCATCCCCTTCCACCACGTCCCGGTGACCAAGGAGACCAAGCCACAAGCCGAGGCCCGGCTGCGCGAGATCATCGCGGCCGAGCGCGTCGAGACCGTGGCGCTCGCCCGGTACATGCAGGTGCTCTCGCAGGAGATGTGCACCGACTTCCCGGGGCGGATCATCAACATCCACCACTCGCTGCTGCCCTCCTTCAAGGGCGCGCGTCCGTACAGCCAGGCGCACGACCGCGGCGTGAAGGTCATCGGCGCGACCGCGCACTACGTGACGGCAGACCTCGACGAGGGGCCGATCATCGAGCAGGACTTCCGCCGCGTCGACCACCGGATGAGCCCGGAGCAGCTCGCCCGCACCGGCCAGGAGCTGGAGGCGATGGCCTTCGCCCGGGCACTGCGCTGGCACGTCGAGCGCCGCGTCGTCCTCCGGGGACGCCGCACGATCGTCTTCGACTGA